In the Malus domestica chromosome 16, GDT2T_hap1 genome, one interval contains:
- the LOC103402740 gene encoding geranyl diphosphate phosphohydrolase-like, producing the protein MVEQTLNMPNGIAAPRVVVVVCLLKGKKVLLGRRRSSIGDSKFSLPSGHLEFGESFEECAARELKEETDLDIKNIELLTVTNHVFLEEAKPCQYVAIVTRAVLADEDQEPQNMEPNMCDGWDWYEWDNLPKPLFWPLEKAVQAGFNPFRP; encoded by the exons ATGGTTGAGCAAACACTAAACATGCCAAACGGGATTGCGGCCCCGAGAGTTGTGGTGGTAGTGTGCCTGTTGAAAGGGAAGAAGGTGCTGTTAGGACGCCGTCGTTCCTCCATTGGCGACTCCAAGTTTTCCCTTCCTAGCGGCCACCTTGAGTTTG GTGAGAGCTTTGAGGAGTGTGCAGCAAGAGAACTGAAGGAAGAAACTGATTTGGACATCAAGAATATAGAGCTGCTGACTGTCACAAACCATGTGTTCCTCGAGGAAGCGAAGCCGTGCCAGTACGTGGCGATTGTGACCAGAGCAGTGTTGGCAGATGAAGATCAAGAGCCCCAGAATATGGAGCCCAACATGTGCGATGGTTGGGATTGGTACGAGTGGGACAATCTCCCTAAACCACTCTTTTGGCCTTTGGAGAAGGCGGTGCAGGCTGGATTTAATCCCTTCCGTCCATGA